In Tessaracoccus sp. MC1865, the DNA window CTTGGAGATCGGCTACGAACCCTGGCACCTGCGCCTCAGCATCGGCGCGTGGGCCGCCGACGGGCTGCTGGCCATCTTCTTCTTCCTGGTAGGGCTCGAGTTGAAACGCGAGTTCGTGGCCGGCGACCTGCGCAGCGTCCGTACGGCCATGGTGCCGATCGCGGCGGCTGCCGGTGGCGTGGTTGTGCCGGCACTCATCTACGCGGCGATCGTGCGTCCTTATCCGGGGCTCCACCTCGGTTGGGCCATCCCCACGGCAACGGACATCGCGTTCGCTGTGGCGGTGCTGGCGATCATCGGATCGCACCTGCCCTCTGCCCTGCGCATCTTCCTCCTGACGCTCGCTGTGGTCGACGACCTCCTGGCCATCAGCATCATCGCGATCTTCTACACCGACAGCGTCCACTTCGTGCCGCTGCTGCTCGCGCTGCTCGCCATCGCCGTCTACGGGTTGGTCGCGCAGCGCTACCGGGGGTTCTTCGGGCTGCGACCAGCCGCTGCATGGTTCGTCCTGCTGCCCATCGGAGCCGTCGCCTGGGCGCTGATGCATGCCTCGGGCATCCACGCGACCATCGCGGGCGTACTGCTCGGCTTCACCACCCCGGTGCTGCACCGCAGCAGCGCGCCCCCCGAGGTGCAGTCGCGCGCCGGCTTGGCCGAGGAGTTCGAACACCGCTTCCGCCCCCTGTCCGCAGGCTTCGCGGTGCCCGTGTTCGCGTTCTTCTCGGCAGGGGTGGCGCTCGGCGGCTGGGACGGCGTCAGGGAGGCCGCCATGCACCCGCTGACGCTCGGTGTCGCGGCCGCCCTGGTGCTGGGCAAGCCCATCGGCATCGTGACGACGACCTGGCTCATCACGCGGGCCACGC includes these proteins:
- the nhaA gene encoding Na+/H+ antiporter NhaA, producing the protein MDNTRRFFPRYGSFTEALRIGAVLRRETVGGILLVAGAALAIIWANSPAAEYYFALRDLEIGYEPWHLRLSIGAWAADGLLAIFFFLVGLELKREFVAGDLRSVRTAMVPIAAAAGGVVVPALIYAAIVRPYPGLHLGWAIPTATDIAFAVAVLAIIGSHLPSALRIFLLTLAVVDDLLAISIIAIFYTDSVHFVPLLLALLAIAVYGLVAQRYRGFFGLRPAAAWFVLLPIGAVAWALMHASGIHATIAGVLLGFTTPVLHRSSAPPEVQSRAGLAEEFEHRFRPLSAGFAVPVFAFFSAGVALGGWDGVREAAMHPLTLGVAAALVLGKPIGIVTTTWLITRATRTSLDPALRWTDLTGVGLLAGIGFTVSLLVAELSFEAGTVEHDTAKVAILGASVIAAILASILLSVRNGRYKRIQARDQRDADRDGVPDVYQTGPEDIT